Proteins from a single region of Phycisphaeraceae bacterium D3-23:
- a CDS encoding BMC domain-containing protein produces MKQALGMIETKGVVAMIEACDAMLKTASVEMLGWDKAGAGLVTAFVGGDVAAVKAAIDAGADAGGRVGQVVSVQVIPRPHEDVAGMLPKPKKTG; encoded by the coding sequence ATGAAACAGGCACTCGGCATGATCGAAACCAAAGGCGTCGTCGCGATGATCGAGGCGTGCGACGCGATGCTCAAGACCGCGAGCGTCGAGATGCTCGGCTGGGACAAGGCCGGCGCGGGGCTTGTCACCGCGTTCGTCGGCGGGGATGTCGCGGCGGTCAAGGCCGCGATCGACGCCGGCGCGGACGCCGGTGGCCGCGTCGGCCAGGTCGTCAGCGTCCAGGTCATCCCGCGTCCCCACGAAGACGTCGCCGGTATGTTGCCCAAGCCGAAAAAGACCGGCTGA
- a CDS encoding BMC domain-containing protein, with product MAIQALGLIETKGIVAAVVATDAALKAADVKYVKQDKVGSGFVAVTLSGDVASVQAAVDAGANAAGQVGEVVSVHVIPRPQEGVASV from the coding sequence ATGGCCATCCAAGCCCTCGGACTGATCGAAACCAAAGGCATCGTCGCCGCCGTCGTCGCGACCGACGCCGCGCTCAAGGCCGCGGATGTCAAGTACGTCAAGCAGGACAAGGTCGGCAGCGGCTTCGTCGCCGTCACCCTGTCGGGCGATGTCGCCTCGGTCCAGGCCGCCGTCGACGCCGGCGCGAACGCCGCGGGCCAGGTCGGCGAAGTCGTCAGCGTCCACGTCATCCCCCGCCCGCAGGAAGGCGTCGCGTCGGTCTGA
- a CDS encoding M48 family metalloprotease → MAADFFEQQHVARKKTGRLVILLILAMVGIVVVTYPIIAIALMLLTGAGSDPQTAQGQAPQGLGFWNPEVFALVTIGTLAVTSLSSLYKISALKSGGGGMVASSLGGVPVDPDTRDPQARKLLNVVEEMAIASGIPVPPVYLLEQERGINAFAAGYKPDDAVIGVTRGAVEQLTRDELQGVIAHEFSHILNGDMRLNIRLMGIIFGILVLGVLGRLAMRAAFYSSVGRSKKNGQATIVIIVVGILLIIIGAIGVFFGKLIKAAVSRQREFLADASAVQFTRNPDGIGSALKTLAAHSYGAHIENPHAEESAHMFFGSAVSSWLGGAMATHPPLPDRIKRVDPSWDGTLPDLSKKRLRQQSKQDKRKAGQSADGIDLIPGTDGIPGMPGGMLGTVVTGAVIADAAGASGQRPPSAGAPAEGAALDSVGQLDDAHIAYARELIASIPGPLREAARQPYGARAVVFVVLLDGEEAVRNKQFAHLEQHAEGTIADLTRSLSAAAQQLPREARLSLVDLCVPALQQMSPKQYEVFKRNLDAMIEADERVDLFEWTLRRLLTRHLEAHLFRPSDPKVHYYAIKPVAEHCAVLLSTLARVGSKDEDEVCEAYTAGAGVLGLEGIDLMPRDCCRLSSVASGFDELTKLSPREKKKLLRSCAVVIAADGKITVSEGELMRAVADSLDCPMPPLLPGQKLI, encoded by the coding sequence CTCACCGGCGCGGGCAGCGACCCGCAGACCGCGCAGGGCCAGGCCCCACAGGGGCTCGGGTTCTGGAACCCCGAGGTGTTCGCGCTCGTTACGATCGGCACGCTCGCGGTCACGTCGCTCAGCTCGCTCTACAAGATCTCGGCGCTCAAGAGCGGCGGCGGCGGGATGGTCGCGTCCTCGCTGGGTGGAGTGCCGGTCGACCCGGACACGCGCGACCCCCAGGCCCGCAAGCTGCTCAACGTCGTCGAGGAGATGGCGATTGCGTCGGGTATCCCGGTCCCGCCGGTGTACCTGCTCGAACAGGAGCGCGGGATCAACGCGTTCGCGGCCGGGTACAAGCCCGACGATGCCGTGATCGGCGTGACGCGCGGCGCGGTCGAGCAGCTTACGCGCGACGAGTTGCAGGGCGTCATCGCCCACGAGTTCAGTCACATCCTTAACGGCGATATGCGGCTGAATATCCGCCTCATGGGCATCATCTTCGGCATCCTCGTGCTCGGCGTGCTCGGCCGGCTGGCGATGCGCGCCGCGTTCTATTCCAGCGTCGGGCGCAGCAAGAAGAACGGCCAGGCCACGATCGTCATCATCGTCGTCGGCATCCTGCTCATCATCATCGGCGCGATCGGCGTGTTCTTCGGCAAGCTGATCAAGGCAGCCGTCTCGCGCCAGCGCGAATTCCTCGCGGACGCCTCGGCGGTGCAGTTCACCCGTAACCCCGACGGCATCGGCAGCGCGCTCAAGACCCTGGCGGCCCACAGCTACGGCGCACACATCGAAAACCCTCACGCGGAAGAGTCGGCGCATATGTTCTTCGGCTCGGCCGTGAGCAGTTGGCTGGGCGGCGCGATGGCAACCCACCCGCCGCTGCCCGACCGGATCAAGCGCGTCGACCCGTCGTGGGACGGCACGCTGCCCGACCTCAGCAAGAAGCGCCTGCGCCAGCAGTCCAAGCAAGATAAACGCAAGGCGGGCCAGTCGGCCGACGGGATCGACCTGATCCCCGGGACCGACGGCATCCCGGGGATGCCGGGCGGCATGCTGGGCACGGTGGTGACCGGGGCCGTCATCGCCGACGCCGCAGGCGCGTCAGGCCAGCGGCCGCCCAGCGCCGGCGCGCCAGCCGAGGGCGCCGCGCTCGACAGCGTCGGCCAGCTCGACGATGCGCACATCGCCTACGCACGCGAACTCATCGCAAGCATCCCGGGCCCCCTGCGTGAGGCCGCGCGTCAGCCCTACGGCGCACGCGCCGTGGTGTTTGTCGTGCTGCTCGACGGCGAAGAGGCGGTCCGAAACAAGCAGTTTGCGCACCTCGAGCAGCACGCCGAGGGCACGATCGCCGATCTGACGCGCAGCTTGTCGGCCGCGGCGCAGCAGCTCCCGCGCGAGGCGCGCCTGTCGCTGGTCGATCTGTGCGTGCCTGCCCTGCAGCAGATGTCGCCCAAGCAGTACGAGGTGTTCAAGCGGAACCTCGACGCGATGATCGAGGCGGACGAGCGCGTCGATCTGTTTGAGTGGACGCTGCGTCGTCTGCTGACGCGGCATCTTGAGGCGCACCTGTTTCGGCCCAGCGACCCGAAGGTCCACTACTACGCGATCAAGCCCGTGGCCGAGCACTGCGCGGTGCTGCTCTCGACCCTCGCGCGGGTGGGGAGCAAGGACGAGGACGAGGTCTGTGAGGCCTACACCGCCGGGGCGGGTGTGCTCGGGCTGGAGGGGATCGACCTGATGCCCCGCGATTGTTGCCGGCTCAGCTCGGTGGCGAGTGGGTTCGATGAGCTTACGAAACTCAGTCCGCGCGAGAAGAAGAAGCTGCTGCGCAGCTGTGCGGTGGTCATCGCGGCGGACGGCAAAATCACCGTCTCCGAGGGGGAATTGATGCGGGCGGTGGCCGATTCGCTGGATTGCCCGATGCCGCCGCTGCTTCCGGGCCAGAAGCTGATTTAG
- a CDS encoding EutN/CcmL family microcompartment protein, with product MFIGRVQGHIVSSAKDEQIVGHKLLMIEPLKIGYSAPGNEGTASGFEPTGRAIVALDKVGAGEGQLVLITQGSSARMAKGCGDAPIDAVVVGIVDSAVADGKQLA from the coding sequence ATGTTCATCGGACGCGTCCAGGGCCACATCGTCAGCAGCGCCAAAGACGAACAGATCGTCGGCCACAAGCTGCTCATGATCGAGCCCTTGAAGATCGGCTACTCGGCCCCCGGAAACGAGGGCACTGCGTCTGGCTTCGAGCCGACCGGCCGGGCCATCGTCGCGCTCGACAAGGTCGGCGCGGGCGAGGGCCAGCTCGTCCTCATCACCCAGGGCTCGAGCGCTCGTATGGCGAAGGGCTGCGGCGATGCGCCGATCGACGCCGTCGTCGTCGGCATCGTGGATTCCGCCGTCGCCGACGGCAAGCAGCTCGCCTGA
- a CDS encoding EutN/CcmL family microcompartment protein has protein sequence MLQATVIGRATSTRKHKSLAGQRLLVCQPLKVDGSADGDVFLALDRHGAAQGDRVLLSSDGRGLRELLGKQNTPARWWTLGIVDEGQPYGPTPELLAAQSTAEGRA, from the coding sequence ATGCTCCAAGCCACCGTCATCGGCCGCGCCACCTCGACCCGCAAGCACAAATCGCTTGCCGGGCAGCGGCTGCTCGTCTGCCAGCCGCTCAAGGTGGACGGCAGCGCGGACGGCGATGTCTTCCTCGCGCTCGACCGACACGGCGCAGCACAGGGCGACCGCGTGCTGCTCTCCAGCGACGGCCGGGGGCTCCGCGAACTACTGGGTAAGCAAAACACGCCCGCCCGCTGGTGGACGCTCGGCATCGTCGACGAAGGCCAGCCCTACGGCCCAACCCCGGAACTTCTCGCTGCGCAGTCGACTGCCGAAGGGAGGGCGTGA
- a CDS encoding acetate/propionate family kinase has protein sequence MLIFVANLGSTSFKYKLYDMPSQRVLASGASDRIGEASGAWSVSGQGVDDSGEAEQRDHKASIELHLAKLVGHGVIDAPESIDAIGFKAVHGGPISGAVRVNDTVLDTMRSLYPLAPAHNPPYVEAMLSFREALPGAEQVAAFETGFHADIPLARQVYGVPYAWYNKHGVRRYGFHGASNAYVAGRVAELAPACKRIINLHLGGSCSVCAIQDGKSVAHSMGATPQTGVFHANRAGEFDPFAVLALRDAGLDDDAIYKGLGKQGGLLGISGVGADLRDIRAAAEQGSTRAQLAIDAFVESCRHYLGAYLAVLGGVDAVTFTAGIGQYEPTIRAAICANLDFAGIALDPQRNADATGKTDQRLDDPASDGAQVWVVPTNEELVVARQTADVLNQVTV, from the coding sequence ATGCTTATCTTCGTCGCCAACCTGGGCTCCACCAGCTTCAAGTACAAGCTCTACGACATGCCGTCGCAGCGCGTGCTGGCGAGTGGTGCGTCCGACCGCATCGGCGAAGCAAGCGGCGCGTGGTCGGTGTCGGGCCAGGGCGTTGACGACAGCGGTGAAGCCGAGCAGCGCGACCACAAGGCGTCGATCGAGCTGCACCTGGCCAAGCTCGTCGGCCACGGCGTGATCGACGCGCCCGAGTCCATCGACGCGATCGGGTTCAAGGCCGTGCACGGCGGCCCGATCAGCGGCGCGGTGCGCGTCAACGACACCGTGCTCGACACGATGCGATCGCTTTACCCGCTCGCCCCGGCGCACAACCCGCCGTACGTCGAGGCGATGCTGAGCTTCCGCGAAGCGCTCCCGGGGGCCGAGCAGGTTGCGGCGTTCGAGACCGGTTTCCACGCCGACATCCCGCTCGCCCGGCAGGTCTACGGCGTGCCCTACGCCTGGTACAACAAACACGGCGTCCGCCGCTACGGCTTCCACGGCGCGAGCAACGCCTACGTCGCCGGGCGCGTGGCCGAGCTCGCGCCCGCCTGCAAGCGCATCATCAACCTCCACCTTGGCGGGTCGTGCAGTGTCTGCGCGATTCAAGACGGCAAGAGCGTCGCCCACTCGATGGGCGCGACCCCGCAGACCGGCGTGTTCCACGCGAACCGCGCCGGTGAGTTCGACCCCTTCGCCGTGCTCGCGCTGCGCGACGCGGGGCTCGATGACGACGCGATCTACAAGGGGCTGGGCAAGCAGGGCGGGCTCCTCGGCATCTCCGGCGTCGGGGCCGATCTCCGCGACATCCGCGCCGCGGCCGAGCAAGGCAGTACCCGCGCGCAGCTCGCGATCGATGCGTTTGTCGAAAGCTGCCGGCACTACTTGGGCGCATACCTCGCGGTGCTCGGCGGCGTCGATGCTGTCACCTTCACCGCCGGCATCGGGCAGTACGAACCCACGATACGCGCCGCGATCTGCGCCAACCTCGACTTCGCCGGCATCGCGCTCGACCCGCAACGCAACGCCGACGCCACCGGCAAAACCGATCAACGCCTCGACGACCCCGCCAGCGATGGCGCACAAGTCTGGGTCGTCCCCACCAACGAAGAACTCGTCGTCGCCCGCCAGACCGCGGACGTCCTGAACCAAGTCACCGTCTAG
- a CDS encoding BMC domain-containing protein, whose protein sequence is MSAIGMIETRGHVGVVEATDAMLKAASVELVRTIPIGGGLITVVVKGDVGSVKAAIDAGAEAAGRVGELVAAHLIPRPHESLLATFS, encoded by the coding sequence ATGAGCGCAATCGGAATGATCGAAACACGCGGGCACGTCGGCGTCGTCGAGGCGACCGACGCGATGCTCAAGGCCGCCAGCGTCGAGCTGGTCCGTACCATCCCCATCGGCGGCGGACTGATCACCGTCGTCGTCAAGGGCGATGTCGGCAGCGTCAAGGCCGCGATCGATGCGGGCGCAGAAGCCGCGGGCCGCGTCGGCGAACTCGTCGCCGCACACCTGATCCCCCGCCCCCACGAATCCCTCCTCGCCACCTTCAGCTAA
- the pduL gene encoding phosphate propanoyltransferase, with amino-acid sequence MPPSTIQRDHIEQLVREALRSRLGAGDAGASQQAPASGGGPNPLVVNVSARHVHVTQADLEALFGPGAQLTKLKDLYQDGEFASEQQVNLIGPRNRMIPGIRILGPTRNYTQVELSYTDGIYMGIDLPLRISGNHEGTPGGVLVGPHGSVTLRQGVIRAERHVHMGPADLAHFGVKDGDQMKLRIEGPCGVTLDKLRVREHPKVKLEIHIDTDEGNACHLSSATHMELIK; translated from the coding sequence ATGCCGCCCAGCACCATCCAGCGCGACCACATCGAGCAGCTCGTCCGCGAGGCCCTGCGCAGCCGGCTTGGCGCGGGCGATGCGGGTGCGTCGCAGCAGGCACCCGCTTCCGGCGGCGGGCCTAACCCGCTGGTTGTGAATGTCTCGGCCCGGCATGTCCACGTCACGCAAGCCGACCTCGAAGCGCTCTTCGGCCCCGGCGCGCAGCTCACCAAACTCAAAGACCTCTACCAAGATGGCGAGTTCGCAAGCGAACAGCAAGTCAACCTCATCGGCCCGCGTAACCGGATGATCCCCGGCATCCGGATCCTCGGCCCGACCCGCAACTACACGCAGGTCGAGCTCTCCTACACCGACGGCATCTACATGGGCATCGACCTCCCGCTCCGCATCAGCGGCAACCACGAAGGTACGCCCGGCGGTGTCCTCGTCGGGCCGCACGGCTCGGTCACGCTACGCCAGGGCGTCATCCGCGCCGAGCGTCATGTCCACATGGGCCCGGCCGACCTCGCGCACTTCGGCGTGAAGGACGGCGACCAGATGAAGCTCAGAATCGAAGGGCCCTGCGGCGTGACGCTCGATAAGCTGCGCGTCCGCGAGCACCCGAAGGTCAAACTCGAAATCCACATCGATACGGACGAAGGCAACGCGTGCCACCTGTCGTCGGCCACGCACATGGAACTGATTAAGTAA
- a CDS encoding aldehyde dehydrogenase EutE, whose product MSATDTKLIHDVVTEVLSRLNAGGAPAATKPATSFGSGASGTDGIFADVDQAVQAASDAQQQLATAGLDVRDGIVKLIKTIAADNAQQWGEFELNETKVGRLDHKIAKLELLERVPGVEFLRAKATVAHSGDEGIALDEAAPFGVIGCITPVTHSIPTMTANAINMIASGNAMVVNPHPSGTKSAVLAAKTYNAAIRKQFGIGPLCCVIEPPSLDSAKAIFAHRGIPLLVVTGGPAVARVALKQPKRAIVAGPGNPPVVIDETADLDNAAKSIIAGGAFDNNLLCIGEKECFVVDSVFDKMMDAMSRAGAARLNDAQVVRLTDAAMDWKKDHHVVNAEFIGKDAPVLADAAGLSVGNDVDLLFGETDETNPFVPVEQMMPFVPFVRCRDFDAALKLALKHEHGFGHTAIIHSNHLEHITRMGREMNTTIFVANGPCTAGLGSGGEGYASYSIATPTGEGITTPLTFTRFRRNTIAGSLRIV is encoded by the coding sequence ATGAGCGCTACCGATACAAAACTGATCCACGACGTCGTCACCGAGGTGCTCTCGCGACTCAACGCGGGCGGCGCACCGGCCGCGACCAAGCCCGCGACATCGTTCGGCAGCGGCGCGTCCGGCACCGACGGCATCTTCGCCGACGTCGACCAGGCCGTGCAGGCGGCCAGCGATGCGCAGCAACAGCTCGCCACCGCCGGCCTCGACGTGCGCGACGGCATCGTCAAACTCATCAAGACCATCGCCGCCGACAACGCGCAACAGTGGGGCGAGTTCGAACTCAATGAAACTAAGGTCGGGCGGCTCGACCACAAGATCGCCAAGCTTGAGCTGCTCGAGCGCGTCCCCGGCGTCGAGTTCCTCCGTGCCAAAGCCACCGTCGCGCACTCCGGCGACGAAGGCATCGCCCTCGACGAGGCCGCGCCCTTCGGCGTCATCGGCTGCATCACCCCCGTCACCCACTCGATCCCCACCATGACCGCCAACGCGATCAACATGATCGCCTCGGGCAACGCCATGGTCGTCAACCCGCACCCCTCGGGCACGAAGTCGGCCGTGCTCGCGGCAAAAACCTACAACGCCGCCATCCGCAAGCAGTTCGGCATCGGCCCGCTGTGCTGCGTCATCGAGCCGCCCTCGCTCGATTCGGCAAAAGCCATCTTCGCCCACCGCGGCATCCCGCTGCTCGTCGTCACGGGCGGCCCGGCCGTCGCACGGGTCGCGCTCAAGCAGCCCAAACGCGCCATCGTCGCGGGCCCCGGCAACCCGCCGGTCGTCATCGACGAAACCGCCGACCTCGACAACGCCGCAAAGTCGATCATCGCGGGCGGCGCGTTTGACAATAACCTGCTGTGCATCGGTGAAAAAGAGTGCTTTGTCGTTGATAGCGTGTTCGACAAGATGATGGACGCGATGTCGCGCGCCGGGGCCGCCCGGCTCAACGACGCCCAGGTCGTCCGGCTCACCGACGCCGCGATGGACTGGAAGAAAGACCACCACGTCGTCAACGCCGAGTTCATCGGCAAGGACGCGCCCGTCCTCGCCGACGCCGCGGGGCTCAGCGTCGGCAACGACGTCGACCTGCTCTTCGGCGAGACCGACGAAACCAACCCGTTCGTGCCCGTCGAGCAGATGATGCCCTTCGTGCCTTTCGTGCGCTGCCGCGACTTTGACGCCGCACTCAAGCTCGCGCTCAAGCACGAGCACGGCTTTGGCCACACCGCCATCATCCACTCCAACCACCTCGAGCACATCACCCGCATGGGCCGCGAGATGAACACCACCATCTTCGTCGCCAACGGCCCGTGTACCGCCGGGCTGGGCTCGGGCGGCGAGGGCTACGCCAGCTACTCCATCGCTACGCCCACGGGCGAGGGCATCACCACCCCCCTGACCTTCACACGCTTCCGGCGAAACACCATCGCCGGTTCGCTCCGGATAGTTTGA